One Weissella ceti DNA window includes the following coding sequences:
- a CDS encoding DNA translocase FtsK: MAAKTTKTKKPAAKRKTSKKKTQNDWLSQHWGQLTALALTLCTVFAILQVGLLGKFFANCVRWIVGGSYQFLLLIALMPLLVLVAYAQWPKRFKTHHYVGFAIFYAGIMLVNSILFFSPKHMYIDLASKVTQFINQDFANHSSATPVGGGVLGAQFYEWTHMIAGNFGAWLVAILMLIGGFVVMFKVPVREVFDNFFTLAEGTGDFVQTQASQVHDVVTEKVTTFRENQRQNMTDVFKDNPFSTEAEKAEEISASATKGASITKSKKRKPDFEQEVTTTGADYSPPEIIAPEPQVAKVQSAPVTKPQAVPVTNTMKSMDLPPLPPEPIYDDDFVPGDVIQSADEMVDPITIQPDLPEAAIDDTLSHAAIFGHDDAKTSPKTTAKPNSFGHVEPTTQTMPTVDVDASGLGNVIDDRDYDLPTTDLMTEIGSTDQSAERDALNEKARLLHETLKSFNINATVEKVVLGPTVTQYEIKPAVGVKVSKIQNLADDLALALAAKSLRIEAPIPGKNVVGIEVANDQQATVGFRDMMDEAGIDTENPLVVPIGRGVTSGVVKMDLTKMPHLLIAGSTGSGKSVAINGILASILLQAKPSQVRLMLVDPKKVELSVYNDIPHLITPVVSDPKKASLGLKKVVAEMDRRFKVLAEEGVRNIDGYNRFVQKHNATSTESVLQEMPYLVVIIDELADLMMTSSVSGDVENSIVRIAQLGRAAGIHMIVATQRPSVDIITGLIKANVPSRMAFAVSSGIDSRTILDSNGAEKLLGRGDMLFSPIGSSGPQRVQGAFLSDEDVENLTDFIKAQGEAQYDDAMTVSEAEMQSLEQGDSGDGNDLDEQWDDVLEFVLRANGASTSSIQRHFKMGYNRAGRIVDDMADRGLIGGPNGSKPREVHFTAEMLPSLRRNAQNKPM; the protein is encoded by the coding sequence ATGGCTGCGAAAACAACGAAAACAAAAAAGCCAGCGGCCAAGCGCAAAACAAGCAAAAAGAAAACACAGAATGATTGGTTGTCTCAACACTGGGGGCAACTAACAGCGTTAGCTTTAACGTTATGTACTGTGTTTGCGATTTTGCAAGTAGGACTATTAGGTAAGTTCTTTGCGAATTGTGTTCGCTGGATCGTCGGTGGAAGTTATCAATTCCTGCTTTTGATTGCTTTGATGCCTTTATTAGTCCTAGTGGCATATGCCCAATGGCCTAAGCGTTTCAAGACACATCATTACGTTGGATTTGCGATCTTCTACGCAGGTATTATGTTGGTGAATTCAATTTTGTTCTTTTCACCAAAGCATATGTACATTGATTTAGCATCAAAAGTGACACAATTCATTAACCAAGACTTTGCCAATCATTCTAGCGCTACACCGGTTGGTGGAGGAGTCTTGGGGGCTCAATTCTATGAATGGACGCATATGATTGCTGGAAACTTCGGCGCTTGGTTAGTTGCTATCTTGATGTTGATTGGTGGATTTGTTGTGATGTTCAAGGTACCAGTACGAGAAGTATTCGATAACTTCTTTACCCTTGCGGAAGGGACTGGGGATTTTGTGCAAACACAAGCAAGTCAAGTACATGATGTGGTAACAGAGAAGGTAACAACTTTCCGTGAAAACCAACGTCAAAACATGACAGATGTGTTTAAAGATAATCCTTTCAGCACAGAAGCTGAAAAGGCCGAAGAAATATCTGCTAGTGCAACCAAGGGTGCAAGTATCACGAAGAGTAAGAAGCGTAAGCCGGACTTCGAACAGGAAGTAACGACAACAGGCGCTGATTATTCACCGCCTGAAATTATTGCACCGGAACCACAAGTCGCTAAGGTACAATCTGCTCCAGTGACAAAACCACAAGCAGTACCGGTCACAAATACAATGAAGTCTATGGATTTGCCACCATTGCCGCCAGAACCTATCTATGATGATGACTTTGTTCCTGGGGATGTGATTCAATCTGCTGATGAAATGGTTGATCCAATTACGATTCAACCTGATCTACCAGAAGCCGCAATTGATGATACGTTATCACATGCAGCAATTTTTGGTCATGATGATGCAAAGACATCACCTAAGACAACGGCCAAGCCAAATAGTTTTGGTCACGTTGAACCTACGACGCAAACGATGCCGACTGTAGACGTCGATGCAAGTGGATTAGGGAATGTTATTGATGATCGAGACTATGATCTACCAACAACAGACTTGATGACAGAAATTGGTTCTACTGATCAATCAGCTGAACGTGATGCATTGAATGAAAAGGCGCGTCTACTGCATGAAACATTGAAAAGCTTTAATATCAATGCAACCGTAGAAAAGGTTGTGCTCGGACCAACGGTTACACAATACGAAATTAAGCCCGCTGTTGGGGTTAAGGTATCTAAGATTCAAAATCTTGCCGATGACCTTGCCCTAGCATTGGCAGCTAAGTCATTACGTATTGAAGCGCCAATTCCTGGTAAGAATGTTGTTGGAATCGAAGTTGCCAATGATCAACAAGCAACTGTTGGTTTCCGTGACATGATGGATGAAGCGGGCATCGATACTGAAAACCCATTGGTTGTGCCAATTGGTCGCGGAGTAACAAGTGGTGTCGTTAAGATGGACTTGACGAAGATGCCACACTTGTTGATTGCCGGATCTACTGGATCAGGTAAGTCTGTTGCCATCAACGGTATTCTAGCGTCAATCTTGCTACAAGCGAAGCCAAGTCAAGTGCGGTTGATGTTGGTTGACCCAAAGAAGGTTGAATTGTCTGTTTATAATGACATCCCACATTTGATTACACCAGTTGTGTCAGACCCAAAGAAGGCGTCATTGGGATTGAAGAAGGTTGTTGCTGAAATGGATCGTCGCTTCAAGGTTTTGGCTGAAGAAGGGGTCCGTAACATTGATGGATACAACCGTTTTGTGCAAAAACATAATGCCACAAGTACTGAATCTGTCTTACAAGAAATGCCATACCTAGTCGTTATTATCGACGAATTGGCTGACTTGATGATGACATCTTCGGTTTCTGGCGATGTTGAAAATTCAATTGTGCGTATTGCCCAATTGGGGCGTGCCGCTGGAATTCACATGATTGTTGCAACACAACGTCCGTCAGTTGATATCATTACTGGATTGATCAAGGCCAATGTGCCATCACGTATGGCCTTTGCTGTTTCATCTGGAATTGATTCGCGAACTATTTTGGATTCTAATGGAGCTGAAAAGTTGCTAGGACGTGGAGACATGTTGTTCTCGCCAATTGGTTCAAGCGGACCACAACGTGTGCAAGGAGCCTTCTTGAGTGATGAAGATGTTGAGAATTTGACAGACTTCATTAAAGCACAAGGTGAGGCACAATATGATGATGCAATGACTGTATCTGAAGCTGAAATGCAAAGCCTAGAACAAGGTGATTCAGGGGATGGGAATGATTTAGATGAGCAATGGGACGATGTACTTGAATTTGTACTTCGTGCGAATGGCGCATCAACGTCATCTATCCAACGTCACTTTAAGATGGGATATAATCGTGCAGGACGTATTGTTGATGATATGGCTGATCGCGGCTTGATAGGGGGACCGAATGGTTCTAAGCCACGTGAAGTACATTTCACCGCTGAAATGTTGCCATCATTACGACGTAATGCGCAAAACAAACCTATGTAA
- a CDS encoding ABC transporter ATP-binding protein — protein MIELTHLTKHFGDKVAVNDLNLTIQPGEVMGLIGQNGAGKTTTFRMILDFITPTNGTVLWDGQPLDAHKRQKLGFLPEERGLYQKQTIENQVVYFAELHGMKRQDAKIALRDWMKRLDVVGKPEDKVQSLSKGNAQKIQLISTVIFEPEFLILDEPFSGLDPVNTELMMREIKRLKQNGAKILFSSHDMSGVEHLSDKITMLRHGDTVLQGTPVDIRESFGRSEIYLESSVTNERLLQINGVDNIENEGAGRKIHLTDPEVGKDVFKLVAEDGYVPVFAQTPPTMDEVFRREVAAGGDQ, from the coding sequence GTGATTGAATTAACACACTTAACAAAACACTTTGGCGACAAAGTTGCGGTCAATGATCTAAACCTAACGATTCAACCAGGTGAAGTGATGGGACTGATTGGACAGAATGGTGCGGGAAAGACGACAACTTTCCGTATGATTTTAGACTTCATTACGCCAACAAATGGAACAGTTCTATGGGATGGACAACCACTTGATGCGCACAAACGTCAAAAGCTAGGTTTCTTGCCAGAAGAACGTGGTCTATATCAAAAGCAGACAATTGAAAATCAAGTGGTCTACTTCGCTGAATTACATGGGATGAAGCGTCAAGATGCTAAAATTGCGTTACGTGATTGGATGAAGCGCCTAGACGTTGTTGGGAAACCAGAAGATAAAGTGCAATCTTTGTCAAAAGGAAATGCGCAAAAAATCCAACTCATCTCAACGGTTATTTTTGAACCAGAATTCTTGATTTTGGATGAACCATTTTCAGGATTGGATCCAGTGAATACCGAACTGATGATGCGTGAAATTAAGCGTTTGAAGCAGAATGGGGCTAAAATTCTATTTAGTTCACATGATATGTCAGGAGTTGAACATCTTTCGGACAAAATCACAATGTTGCGACACGGAGACACGGTTTTACAAGGAACGCCCGTAGACATCCGCGAATCATTTGGACGTAGTGAAATCTACCTTGAGTCATCAGTTACGAATGAACGTTTGCTTCAAATCAATGGCGTAGATAACATTGAAAATGAAGGGGCCGGACGTAAGATTCATTTGACCGATCCAGAAGTCGGGAAAGATGTCTTTAAACTTGTGGCTGAAGATGGATATGTACCAGTCTTTGCGCAAACACCACCGACAATGGATGAAGTTTTCCGTCGTGAAGTCGCTGCAGGAGGTGATCAATAA
- a CDS encoding ABC transporter permease: MFMRQLWLVMKQTFMTRVKTGGYWMLVLSPLLIVAFIGGITFVTNAMNSSDTPTVAVVNQPALTKVLNADKNLDAKLVDVSSKTAAENDLAAKKIDGLLTEQDGKYTYSYTSESHTIDQNNLQVSLNQFTMMNKAQGLKLTTEELTSLMTPPALSMVMQSNKGQADGGLAKAANFALAGALGILIFVFLSAYVSMIAQEIANEKSSRIMEILLAMTSPAVQFFGKISGIALLAILHAAIYVAVGIGVAIVAPKNEMLLKAKSVVAGVDWGFGVMTIAIVFVAIVLYMVLTAMIAAMVNDLSQVQQAVSPVTYLSMISYMLTFMLSGNSHNIILQGLSYLPFFSQTLMPARLGLQYATMTDAAVALILELLALIVLGYYGLRVYKKNVLTYQEGSLFKPIWRGMTRIFKKKI; this comes from the coding sequence ATGTTTATGAGACAATTATGGTTAGTCATGAAGCAAACATTTATGACCCGTGTTAAAACAGGTGGTTATTGGATGTTGGTGCTATCACCTTTGTTGATTGTTGCGTTTATTGGCGGTATAACATTTGTGACGAATGCAATGAACAGTTCTGATACGCCAACTGTGGCAGTAGTCAATCAACCTGCATTGACGAAGGTTCTAAATGCAGATAAAAATTTAGATGCGAAGTTAGTAGATGTTTCATCTAAAACGGCTGCTGAAAATGATTTAGCTGCTAAAAAGATTGATGGTTTGTTGACTGAACAAGATGGGAAATACACGTATTCATATACATCAGAATCACACACAATTGATCAAAATAACCTTCAGGTGTCCCTGAACCAATTTACGATGATGAATAAAGCGCAGGGTCTAAAGTTGACGACTGAAGAATTAACATCTTTGATGACCCCTCCCGCACTAAGTATGGTTATGCAAAGTAACAAAGGGCAAGCTGATGGTGGATTAGCAAAGGCTGCTAATTTTGCATTAGCTGGGGCGTTAGGTATTCTTATTTTTGTGTTTTTGAGTGCTTATGTAAGTATGATTGCCCAAGAAATTGCGAACGAAAAATCATCACGAATCATGGAGATTTTGTTGGCAATGACTTCACCAGCTGTACAATTTTTTGGTAAGATTAGTGGAATTGCCTTATTGGCGATTTTACATGCTGCGATTTATGTTGCTGTTGGAATTGGGGTCGCTATCGTTGCGCCCAAAAATGAAATGTTGCTAAAAGCAAAGTCAGTTGTTGCCGGTGTCGATTGGGGCTTTGGTGTGATGACTATTGCGATTGTGTTTGTAGCCATCGTGTTATATATGGTCTTGACTGCCATGATTGCAGCAATGGTAAATGATTTAAGTCAAGTGCAACAAGCAGTGTCACCAGTGACATACTTATCAATGATTAGTTATATGTTAACGTTTATGTTGAGTGGTAACTCACATAACATTATTTTGCAAGGTTTGTCATACTTGCCGTTCTTCTCACAAACACTAATGCCTGCGCGTCTAGGTTTGCAATATGCAACTATGACAGATGCAGCTGTTGCGTTGATACTAGAACTTCTAGCATTAATTGTGTTGGGATACTATGGATTACGCGTATACAAGAAGAATGTGTTAACGTATCAAGAGGGAAGTTTGTTTAAGCCGATTTGGCGAGGAATGACACGTATATTTAAGAAAAAGATTTAA
- a CDS encoding glycerophosphodiester phosphodiesterase family protein: protein MALKILAHRGLPAKLPENTMRGFQAIADSDVMWIETDVAITKDGKLILIHDDFLDRTTDLTGEVTALNWDEMANADASARYGKKLRGEHLPTMDEFIAFINEQGININFELKGVSGPNGLQLSKQLVRQMITYLEQLDPIVEVQISSFNPILLGMMRQAYPNATYALLFDKNTFTPDWPMLAQACEVTEISVEDTNLTADTVAEILDQGYLVNVWTVNSGRRIKELFSWGVTGVFTDNAPKFLKLADKLNATK, encoded by the coding sequence ATGGCATTAAAAATTTTAGCCCACCGTGGATTGCCTGCAAAGTTGCCAGAAAACACAATGCGTGGTTTTCAAGCAATTGCAGACTCTGATGTGATGTGGATTGAAACTGATGTGGCAATTACAAAAGATGGGAAGTTGATTCTGATTCATGATGATTTTTTGGATCGTACAACTGATTTAACTGGTGAAGTGACGGCGCTAAATTGGGATGAAATGGCAAATGCTGACGCTTCAGCGAGATATGGTAAGAAGTTACGTGGGGAACACTTACCAACAATGGATGAATTTATCGCATTTATTAATGAGCAAGGTATCAACATTAACTTTGAATTGAAGGGTGTCTCTGGACCGAATGGCTTGCAACTATCTAAGCAATTGGTCCGCCAAATGATTACGTACTTAGAACAATTAGATCCCATTGTTGAAGTGCAAATTTCAAGTTTTAATCCAATTTTGTTAGGGATGATGCGTCAGGCGTATCCGAATGCAACTTATGCATTACTATTTGATAAAAATACATTTACGCCAGACTGGCCAATGCTTGCACAAGCTTGCGAAGTAACAGAAATTAGCGTAGAAGACACTAACTTAACAGCTGACACTGTTGCTGAAATTTTAGATCAAGGCTATCTGGTGAATGTCTGGACTGTAAACTCAGGGCGTCGTATTAAAGAGTTGTTCAGTTGGGGCGTTACAGGGGTGTTTACCGATAATGCACCAAAGTTTTTGAAGTTAGCAGATAAATTAAATGCCACTAAATAA